The following proteins are co-located in the Marinomonas profundi genome:
- the prpC gene encoding bifunctional 2-methylcitrate synthase/citrate synthase, with translation MAKVLSGAGLRGQSAGETALCTVGKAASGLTYRGYDIDLLADKASFEEVAYLLLYGALPNRAQLTAYQDKLIGLRSLPETLKKALELIPADAHPMDVMRTGCSFLGNLEPELDAEEEHRTANRLIATLPAIVLYWYRFSHDGVRVDTLNAQVPSLAGHFLTMLHDKEPSALHTQVMNASLILYAEHEFNASTFTARVCASTLSDMYSCVTGGIGSLRGPLHGGANEAAMEMIEPWQSPDEAEAALLQKLANKEKVMGFGHAIYSERDPRNDIIKKWAKKLSEDVGDDHLYAVSERCEAVMWREKKLFCNADFFHASAYRFMGIPTKLFTPIFVCSRVTGWAAHVMEQRANNRIIRPSADYIGPDHSEWVDIDDRH, from the coding sequence ATGGCTAAAGTACTTTCTGGCGCCGGCCTACGCGGCCAAAGCGCAGGCGAAACCGCACTCTGTACCGTTGGCAAGGCCGCCTCTGGATTAACCTATCGAGGCTACGATATTGACCTTTTAGCCGACAAGGCAAGCTTTGAAGAAGTCGCTTATCTTTTATTGTACGGCGCGTTACCCAATCGCGCACAACTGACCGCTTACCAAGATAAGCTAATCGGTTTGCGCTCTTTACCTGAGACCCTGAAAAAAGCCTTAGAGTTGATTCCGGCCGACGCCCACCCGATGGATGTCATGCGCACCGGCTGCTCTTTTTTAGGCAACTTGGAACCAGAATTAGATGCTGAGGAAGAACATCGCACCGCCAACCGTTTGATCGCTACCTTGCCCGCCATCGTCTTGTATTGGTATCGCTTTAGCCATGACGGCGTGCGAGTCGACACACTCAATGCGCAGGTACCCTCGTTGGCGGGGCATTTTCTCACCATGCTGCACGATAAAGAACCAAGCGCCCTGCATACGCAAGTGATGAATGCGTCTTTGATTTTATACGCTGAGCACGAATTCAACGCCTCGACCTTTACGGCTCGTGTGTGTGCATCTACCTTGTCAGACATGTATTCCTGCGTCACCGGCGGTATTGGCAGCTTGCGTGGCCCACTTCATGGTGGCGCCAATGAAGCCGCCATGGAGATGATCGAACCGTGGCAATCCCCAGACGAAGCCGAAGCGGCACTGCTGCAAAAACTCGCCAATAAAGAAAAGGTCATGGGCTTTGGTCACGCTATTTACAGTGAGCGAGACCCGCGCAATGACATCATTAAAAAGTGGGCCAAAAAACTCAGTGAAGACGTGGGCGACGATCATTTGTACGCCGTCTCAGAACGTTGTGAAGCCGTCATGTGGCGCGAGAAAAAACTCTTCTGTAACGCCGACTTTTTCCACGCCAGCGCCTATCGCTTTATGGGCATTCCAACCAAGCTATTTACGCCAATTTTCGTTTGCTCCCGCGTCACAGGCTGGGCCGCTCACGTCATGGAACAAAGAGCCAATAACCGCATTATTCGTCCCAGCGCCGATTACATTGGACCCGATCATTCTGAGTGGGTGGATATCGACGACCGCCATTAA
- the prpD gene encoding 2-methylcitrate dehydratase, with product MSNNVDINNRPDYDQVIQDIADYVLNFKVESQEALDTARNCLMDTLGCGLLALRFPECTKHLGPIVQGTVVPNGARVPGTSLSLDPVKAAWDIGCIIRWLDYNDTWLAAEWGHPSDNLGGILAVADHLSQVRLSKGESPMTVRDVLDAMVMAHEIQGVIALENSFNRVGLCHVLLVRVASVAVVTKMMGGDREQIMAAISQAWVDGSALRTYRHAPNAGSRKSWAAGDATSRAVRLADMSMRGEMGIPSVLTAPQWGFYDVSFSKTNKDQAIKPDDKRQFSFSQDFPQCYGTYVMENILFKISFPAEFHAQTAAEAAVTLHPQVKDRLAEIDKIVIRTHESAIRIISKSGPLANAADRDHCLQYMTAVPLAFGNLIAEHYEDDFHAANPIIDTLRDKMEIVEDKRFTAEYLEADKRSIANAIQVFFNDGTSTEEVVVEYPVGHRRRREEGIPLLEQKFKNNLATRFPSRQCQTIFTLCKDQSALESTPVNRFMDLFVIA from the coding sequence ATGAGCAACAACGTAGATATAAACAACCGCCCAGATTACGACCAAGTGATTCAAGACATCGCAGATTATGTACTGAATTTTAAAGTAGAAAGCCAAGAAGCGCTCGACACCGCCCGTAACTGTTTAATGGATACGCTCGGCTGTGGCTTACTTGCCTTGCGCTTTCCAGAATGTACCAAGCACCTCGGCCCCATCGTACAAGGTACGGTGGTACCCAACGGCGCGCGCGTACCGGGCACGTCTTTGTCTCTCGACCCAGTAAAAGCCGCCTGGGACATTGGTTGCATCATTCGCTGGCTGGATTATAACGACACTTGGCTGGCCGCAGAATGGGGCCATCCTTCCGACAACTTAGGCGGCATTTTGGCGGTCGCCGATCACCTTTCACAAGTTCGACTATCAAAGGGCGAAAGCCCAATGACCGTGCGTGACGTATTGGACGCCATGGTGATGGCCCATGAAATTCAAGGTGTGATCGCGTTGGAAAACTCGTTTAATCGAGTGGGTTTGTGCCACGTTTTATTGGTACGTGTGGCGTCTGTGGCGGTAGTCACCAAGATGATGGGCGGCGACCGAGAACAAATCATGGCGGCGATTTCCCAAGCTTGGGTCGATGGCTCGGCTTTGCGGACTTATCGTCATGCACCCAACGCGGGGTCTCGTAAATCTTGGGCGGCGGGCGACGCCACTTCCCGTGCGGTTCGCTTGGCGGATATGTCGATGCGAGGCGAAATGGGCATTCCCAGTGTGTTAACCGCGCCACAATGGGGCTTTTATGATGTGTCTTTCTCGAAAACCAACAAAGACCAAGCCATCAAGCCAGATGACAAACGTCAGTTTTCTTTCTCGCAAGACTTTCCACAATGTTATGGCACCTACGTGATGGAAAACATCTTATTCAAGATCTCTTTCCCAGCGGAATTCCATGCACAAACCGCAGCAGAAGCGGCCGTTACCTTGCACCCTCAAGTGAAAGATCGTTTAGCAGAGATCGACAAGATCGTCATTCGCACGCATGAATCGGCGATCCGTATCATTTCCAAATCAGGCCCATTAGCCAACGCCGCTGACCGCGATCATTGCTTGCAATACATGACCGCTGTGCCATTGGCGTTTGGTAATTTAATCGCCGAGCATTATGAAGATGACTTCCATGCCGCTAACCCAATCATCGATACGCTGCGTGACAAGATGGAAATCGTCGAAGACAAGCGCTTTACCGCTGAATATTTAGAAGCCGATAAACGCTCTATTGCCAATGCGATTCAGGTCTTCTTTAACGATGGCACCAGTACCGAAGAAGTGGTGGTGGAATACCCAGTCGGACACCGTCGCCGCCGTGAAGAAGGCATTCCCTTGTTAGAGCAGAAGTTTAAAAACAATTTGGCAACACGCTTTCCAAGCCGCCAATGCCAAACCATCTTCACGCTTTGTAAGGACCAAAGTGCTCTTGAAAGCACACCGGTAAACCGCTTTATGGATTTATTTGTTATCGCCTAA
- a CDS encoding tRNA(Met) cytidine acetyltransferase TmcA translates to MSSNHRHCFLLKGSPSEVLSDFLCLSKNLSTRLVAAHNVSEYDALLAPPFETSAYKTCAFKQTRQTLGSSYDAILVDLTHGVSASALAILSGTVRGNGLFAIALPQENWLPIIDQDLPRYLPWPYKPEQVESHFKRYLLDHLQSTRSPFQTLVPNNLVPSKEQTDNNNANHIKALPALKALEHNAPLTQEQADAQACLLAEQAKSYVLIAPRGRGKSTLLGDSLATLLKAGKRVAITAPHQGAIVSLKARFESRLSQFDIDADLPFFAPDALVADATYWDFLFIDEASMIPLPLLMALNQKAKHCLFSTTDYGYEGAGKGFGIRFCRDLAAQKTTKRAPLQSLILSQPIRWGGNDPLEKWINDGFFLAPAFPQTNDQRTSIQKTITQQTTTLLDTDQAAENTDIKYKPDIEYKTLIGKAWLENTTLLASTFNLLVSAHYQTSPDNLRWVLDDPSMSAYLSMQGSALNSVAIVTTEGDLPEALSLAVLQGIRRPRGHLVPQSLLAHEGFEDAGQFRYWRISRIATEPRQQQQGFASQLLTHIETAALGHCDFLSTSFAATPDVTAFWLKNGYRPVRLGTAKDQASGCYSLMMIKPMTEQAEQSARHWQQCFIERFSINILVQYADISTALLMLMLKSQHLHIKQHPALAQLSQHDLRDIALFTAHHRPFDSIRPAFLKAALSLTMQGKLTPNNPSHRLLMEAALGKSTEQTRQQSHLSGKKAMLQSFKTLFATHFPEK, encoded by the coding sequence ATGTCTAGCAACCATCGCCATTGTTTCTTATTAAAAGGCTCGCCTAGCGAGGTTCTGTCGGACTTTCTTTGTCTTAGTAAAAACCTTTCTACTCGGCTGGTTGCCGCTCATAATGTGAGCGAATACGACGCGTTATTGGCTCCACCCTTTGAAACAAGCGCGTATAAAACCTGCGCTTTTAAACAAACCCGCCAAACACTCGGCAGCAGCTATGATGCCATTTTGGTGGATTTGACTCATGGCGTTTCCGCCAGTGCGCTGGCGATTTTATCAGGTACCGTGCGGGGCAACGGACTTTTTGCCATTGCCTTACCACAAGAAAATTGGCTGCCTATAATCGATCAAGATTTACCGCGTTACCTGCCTTGGCCTTATAAACCGGAACAGGTGGAATCGCATTTTAAGCGTTATTTGCTCGATCATTTACAAAGCACAAGGTCGCCTTTTCAAACCTTAGTTCCTAATAATTTAGTTCCTAGTAAAGAGCAGACTGATAACAATAACGCCAACCACATCAAGGCGCTACCGGCCTTAAAAGCATTAGAGCACAACGCGCCGCTGACGCAAGAACAAGCCGATGCCCAAGCCTGTTTACTGGCAGAACAAGCTAAATCTTATGTCTTAATCGCGCCACGAGGCCGAGGAAAATCCACCCTACTGGGCGACAGTCTGGCAACGCTATTAAAAGCGGGCAAACGCGTGGCGATTACCGCACCACATCAAGGGGCGATTGTGAGCCTTAAAGCCCGTTTTGAAAGCCGATTAAGTCAATTCGATATTGATGCAGACTTACCTTTTTTTGCCCCAGATGCTCTGGTCGCTGACGCCACCTATTGGGACTTTCTCTTTATTGATGAAGCGTCCATGATTCCACTGCCTTTGCTCATGGCGTTAAATCAAAAAGCCAAACACTGTCTTTTTAGCACCACAGATTATGGTTATGAAGGCGCAGGGAAAGGCTTTGGCATTCGTTTTTGTCGTGATTTAGCGGCGCAGAAAACCACGAAACGTGCGCCTCTGCAGTCACTTATATTAAGCCAACCGATTCGATGGGGGGGAAATGACCCACTGGAGAAATGGATCAATGACGGCTTCTTTTTGGCGCCCGCTTTTCCGCAAACAAACGACCAGCGAACCAGTATTCAAAAAACAATAACTCAGCAAACCACCACGCTACTGGACACAGATCAAGCGGCCGAAAACACTGATATCAAGTACAAACCTGACATCGAGTACAAAACCCTTATCGGCAAAGCGTGGTTAGAGAACACCACGCTGCTTGCCAGCACGTTTAATCTATTAGTAAGTGCTCACTATCAAACTTCACCAGATAACCTACGTTGGGTATTAGATGATCCATCCATGTCGGCTTATCTTTCCATGCAAGGTTCAGCACTTAATAGTGTTGCCATCGTCACCACAGAAGGCGACTTACCAGAAGCGCTCAGTTTAGCGGTCTTACAAGGCATTCGCCGTCCCAGAGGGCATCTGGTGCCACAGTCTTTACTGGCCCATGAAGGGTTTGAAGACGCTGGGCAATTCCGCTATTGGCGTATCAGCCGTATTGCGACGGAACCCAGGCAACAACAGCAAGGGTTTGCCAGCCAATTGCTGACACATATCGAAACCGCCGCCCTCGGGCACTGTGACTTTTTATCAACCAGCTTTGCGGCAACGCCCGATGTGACGGCCTTTTGGCTAAAGAATGGCTACAGGCCGGTACGACTTGGTACCGCTAAAGACCAAGCCAGCGGCTGTTACTCTTTAATGATGATCAAGCCGATGACAGAGCAAGCCGAGCAGTCCGCTCGCCATTGGCAACAGTGCTTTATTGAGCGTTTTTCAATCAACATTCTCGTACAATACGCGGATATCTCGACGGCATTACTCATGCTAATGTTGAAAAGTCAGCACCTTCACATAAAACAACACCCCGCCTTGGCGCAACTGTCGCAACACGACCTTCGTGATATCGCGCTCTTTACCGCGCATCACCGACCCTTTGATAGTATTCGTCCGGCTTTTCTCAAAGCCGCCTTGTCTCTTACTATGCAAGGCAAATTAACCCCCAACAACCCAAGTCATCGTCTTTTAATGGAAGCGGCATTAGGAAAAAGCACCGAGCAAACACGCCAGCAAAGCCATTTGTCAGGTAAAAAAGCCATGTTGCAAAGTTTCAAAACGCTTTTCGCAACGCATTTTCCAGAAAAATAG
- a CDS encoding TRAP transporter substrate-binding protein: protein MKKFSLALTSLALALSASTAIANCDSGERVVKFSHVTGGTSHPKVVAANNFADRVNKEMDGKLCVEVFPNSTLFGDSKELEALLLGDVQLLAPSLSKFGSYTDKYGVFDLPFIFKDMDHAIRFTKTSEGKKLLTEMDEYAGFVGLGYWMSGMKYFSAKKPLLVPSDAKGMKFRVQTSDVAKQMIAAMGSSPQAMAFAEVYSALQTGVVDGQENTWSNIYTQKFYEVQDSTTDTNHQLLAYLFMTSSEFLKSLSPADRAQFTQIADEVTQEANLSVKAAEEENRQNILKAGGKINTLTPEQRQEWVDTMKPVWKQFEKYIGKDLIDAAASA, encoded by the coding sequence ATGAAAAAATTCAGCCTTGCTTTAACATCTTTAGCGCTTGCCCTTTCTGCTAGCACTGCCATTGCGAATTGTGATTCAGGCGAACGTGTTGTTAAATTTAGCCATGTTACAGGCGGTACATCTCACCCTAAAGTCGTTGCCGCAAATAACTTTGCAGACCGCGTAAACAAAGAAATGGACGGAAAATTATGTGTTGAAGTTTTCCCTAACTCCACGTTATTTGGTGACTCTAAAGAGCTTGAAGCGCTTCTATTAGGTGACGTTCAACTATTGGCTCCTTCACTTTCTAAATTCGGTTCTTACACCGACAAATATGGCGTGTTTGACCTCCCTTTCATTTTCAAAGACATGGATCACGCCATCCGTTTTACTAAGACGTCAGAAGGCAAAAAACTGTTAACTGAAATGGACGAATACGCCGGATTCGTTGGTTTGGGTTACTGGATGTCTGGGATGAAATACTTCTCTGCCAAGAAGCCACTTTTGGTTCCTAGTGACGCGAAAGGCATGAAATTCCGTGTACAAACCTCTGACGTTGCGAAACAAATGATCGCCGCAATGGGGTCATCTCCGCAGGCGATGGCATTTGCTGAGGTGTACAGTGCGTTACAAACAGGCGTTGTAGATGGACAAGAGAACACTTGGTCAAACATCTACACACAAAAATTCTACGAAGTTCAAGACAGCACAACCGATACGAACCACCAGTTGTTGGCTTACTTGTTCATGACCTCGTCTGAGTTTTTGAAGAGCCTTTCTCCTGCAGACCGTGCCCAATTCACACAAATTGCCGATGAAGTTACCCAAGAAGCTAACTTGAGTGTGAAAGCCGCAGAAGAAGAAAACCGTCAAAACATCCTCAAAGCGGGTGGCAAAATCAATACCTTGACCCCAGAACAGCGTCAAGAATGGGTGGACACCATGAAGCCGGTTTGGAAGCAATTTGAGAAGTACATTGGTAAAGACTTGATTGACGCTGCTGCTAGCGCGTAA
- a CDS encoding TRAP transporter small permease, with product MALWPHLYLLIFIIILWALEKRCPKVMERAEENLLIIIISSIMAVSFGQVIARYGFNTGWDAALEFNMLAFSWLILLGMSYGIKTNLHLGVDIVLNAVPKRTAKILSLIGAAAAMLYGLLLLDSTWLAMLGVNVSGGAIEYWLKMFKIGIGSDELRYPGFVQELFGLQPRVHRWLVLVILPISLALLSYRSLQAFIDIARDKRSMLISSHEAQDLVKENQNVLKD from the coding sequence ATGGCACTTTGGCCGCACCTTTATTTACTTATTTTTATTATTATTCTTTGGGCATTGGAAAAGCGCTGCCCCAAGGTCATGGAACGAGCAGAAGAAAACCTATTAATCATCATTATTTCGTCCATCATGGCGGTATCCTTCGGTCAGGTCATCGCGCGTTATGGCTTTAATACCGGCTGGGATGCGGCGCTCGAGTTCAATATGTTGGCTTTTTCTTGGCTAATTTTGTTGGGCATGAGTTACGGTATCAAAACCAATCTTCACCTAGGCGTCGACATTGTGTTAAATGCCGTCCCCAAACGCACCGCGAAAATACTGTCGTTAATTGGCGCCGCTGCCGCGATGCTGTATGGCTTACTCCTGCTTGATTCAACTTGGCTGGCCATGTTGGGTGTCAACGTTAGTGGTGGTGCTATTGAGTACTGGTTGAAGATGTTCAAAATTGGCATAGGCTCAGATGAATTGCGCTACCCAGGGTTTGTGCAAGAGTTGTTTGGCTTGCAACCTCGCGTACATCGCTGGCTCGTACTGGTTATTCTGCCAATCAGCTTAGCTCTACTTTCTTACCGTTCTTTACAAGCCTTCATTGATATTGCCCGCGACAAACGCAGCATGTTGATCAGTAGCCATGAGGCACAAGATCTTGTCAAAGAAAACCAAAACGTCTTGAAAGACTAG
- a CDS encoding TRAP transporter large permease: MESLILFLLVLTLLFIGLPVGISLGLSSILFITFFSHDSLSSVAISLFGVGQHYTLLAIPFFIIASSYMSTGGVAKRLINFAIASVGHFRGGLAMASVLACMMFAALSGSSPATVVAIGTIAIAGMVQVGYSKDFAAGIIANAGTLGILIPPSIVMVVYAASVNVSVGRMFLAGVIPGLIAGGMLMLAIYVVARIKKLPAEEWKGFGHIVKGGKEAGWGLFLVVIIMGGIYGGVFTPTEAAVVAAVYSMFIALFVYRDMGPLKGQTWTNDDDAPHARVGFNGMVYGVSFFLVWEIMSFFAFADSDTVTGGDRALWGAIMSIVITIFYVYKRSSKLEQSVGTCLAAGTPIWGRNLSMMIRGFFPSLFGEESRKVMLEGTKTTVMLMFIIANALLFAHTLSAERIPQAITEWMLDVGFNWFTFLIAVNILLLIGGQFMEPSGLLVIVAPIVFPIAMELGVDPIHLGIIMVVNMEIGMITPPIGLNLFVTSSITGMSLARVIKAAMPFMLVLMVFLVMVTYIPALSTALPYSIMGPEMVQ, encoded by the coding sequence GTGGAATCACTTATTCTATTCTTATTGGTACTTACCCTGCTGTTTATTGGCTTGCCGGTGGGTATTTCGTTGGGCTTATCGTCCATCTTGTTCATTACTTTTTTCTCTCACGATTCATTGTCGTCAGTGGCGATTTCTCTGTTTGGGGTGGGTCAACATTATACGTTGTTGGCTATCCCGTTTTTCATCATTGCCTCGTCTTATATGTCGACAGGCGGCGTTGCTAAGCGTTTGATTAACTTTGCTATTGCCAGTGTGGGCCACTTCCGCGGAGGTTTAGCCATGGCGTCGGTATTGGCTTGTATGATGTTCGCGGCCTTGTCTGGCTCTTCGCCTGCAACGGTGGTCGCCATTGGTACTATCGCCATCGCGGGCATGGTGCAGGTGGGTTACTCAAAAGACTTTGCCGCCGGTATCATTGCTAACGCCGGCACCTTGGGGATTTTGATTCCGCCGTCTATCGTGATGGTGGTCTATGCCGCCTCGGTAAACGTCTCTGTTGGACGCATGTTCTTGGCCGGTGTTATTCCCGGATTAATCGCGGGGGGGATGTTGATGTTGGCCATTTATGTGGTCGCTCGCATCAAAAAGCTGCCAGCAGAAGAATGGAAAGGCTTCGGACATATCGTTAAAGGTGGTAAAGAGGCTGGCTGGGGCTTGTTCCTAGTCGTCATCATCATGGGCGGTATTTATGGCGGGGTGTTTACCCCAACCGAAGCGGCTGTCGTTGCCGCGGTCTATTCCATGTTTATTGCGCTGTTTGTGTATCGTGATATGGGGCCATTAAAAGGCCAAACTTGGACCAATGACGACGATGCACCGCATGCTCGTGTCGGCTTTAATGGCATGGTTTATGGCGTATCTTTCTTCCTTGTGTGGGAAATCATGTCTTTCTTCGCTTTCGCAGACAGCGATACCGTGACGGGGGGTGATCGTGCACTGTGGGGGGCGATCATGTCGATTGTCATCACCATTTTTTATGTCTACAAACGTTCAAGCAAATTGGAACAATCTGTCGGTACTTGTTTAGCCGCTGGCACCCCTATTTGGGGACGCAACTTGTCGATGATGATACGCGGCTTCTTCCCGTCTTTATTCGGTGAAGAGTCTCGTAAGGTCATGCTAGAAGGCACAAAAACAACGGTTATGCTGATGTTCATCATCGCTAACGCCTTGTTGTTTGCTCATACGCTTTCTGCAGAACGCATTCCTCAAGCCATTACAGAATGGATGCTCGACGTTGGCTTTAACTGGTTTACCTTCCTAATCGCCGTGAACATCTTATTGTTGATTGGTGGTCAGTTTATGGAGCCTTCTGGTCTATTGGTTATCGTTGCGCCTATCGTATTCCCGATTGCCATGGAACTGGGTGTTGACCCAATTCACCTAGGTATCATCATGGTGGTTAACATGGAGATCGGTATGATCACGCCACCGATTGGTTTGAACCTATTTGTGACTTCAAGTATCACCGGGATGAGCTTAGCCCGCGTGATAAAAGCCGCCATGCCGTTTATGTTGGTATTGATGGTGTTCTTGGTGATGGTGACTTACATCCCAGCTCTGTCTACAGCTCTACCGTACAGCATAATGGGACCCGAGATGGTTCAGTAA
- the ggt gene encoding gamma-glutamyltransferase — MQYKRWLKALGIIPFIVSSHLVMAEQAADSVAPEGASRIEEKRLAKAEQFMVATANPEASQVGYDILKAGGSAIDALVAVQMTLGLVEPQSSGLGGGAFAVYYDATTQKLTTFDGRETAPREATPELFQDEKGQPLSFYDAVVGGRSVGTPGTVKLMGELHTRYGKMLWADLLAPAETLAQAGFIVSPRLADAIKGSAERLSRYPATKAYFFNLDGTPREAGSRLQNTQYYATLRTLATYGADEFYNGQIAQNIISQVQGALDNPGVLSAQDLTSYRVKERAPVCLPYKEYDICGMGPPSSGALTIGQILGITEHFDLAKMGPNSPEAWQIIGDASRLAFADRGRYIADTDFVPMPQGLLDKSYLAERAKLITPGKALSAVSAGEPEWRHPIKQADDVSIELPSTSHISIVDKEGNAVSVTTTIENGFGSHLMSNGFLLNNELTDFSFKTYQDGYPIANRLEPGKRPRSSMSPTIVMKNDKPYLVVGSPGGSRIIGYVAKTLIAHLEWDMDIQEAITLPNRLNQFGTFNLEKGTQAVSLEKSLTEMGFKVSVQDLNSGVQGIVIEDKELLGGADPRREGLVLGD, encoded by the coding sequence ATGCAATACAAACGCTGGTTAAAAGCCCTAGGGATCATTCCTTTTATCGTCTCCAGTCATCTTGTTATGGCGGAGCAAGCCGCAGACAGCGTCGCTCCAGAGGGCGCCAGTCGTATTGAAGAAAAGCGTTTAGCCAAAGCAGAACAGTTTATGGTTGCAACGGCGAACCCCGAAGCAAGCCAAGTTGGCTACGACATACTAAAAGCGGGTGGCTCTGCGATTGACGCCTTGGTTGCGGTGCAAATGACGCTAGGGCTGGTTGAGCCCCAGTCTTCTGGGTTAGGTGGCGGTGCTTTTGCCGTCTATTATGATGCAACAACACAAAAGTTAACCACTTTCGATGGGCGTGAAACCGCCCCGAGAGAAGCCACGCCAGAGCTTTTCCAAGATGAAAAGGGCCAACCCTTGTCTTTTTACGATGCGGTGGTGGGCGGGCGTTCTGTTGGTACACCTGGCACAGTCAAACTCATGGGCGAACTTCATACGCGCTATGGAAAAATGCTCTGGGCGGATTTACTCGCCCCAGCGGAAACACTCGCCCAAGCAGGCTTTATTGTCTCACCGCGCTTAGCCGATGCCATCAAAGGCAGTGCAGAGCGCTTATCACGCTATCCTGCAACCAAAGCCTATTTTTTCAATCTTGATGGCACACCACGTGAAGCCGGCAGCCGCCTACAAAACACACAGTACTATGCCACCTTACGCACATTAGCAACCTATGGGGCGGACGAATTTTACAACGGACAAATCGCTCAAAACATCATCTCTCAGGTACAGGGTGCACTAGACAACCCCGGTGTACTTTCGGCACAAGACTTGACCAGCTACCGAGTGAAAGAGCGTGCACCTGTGTGTTTACCTTACAAAGAGTACGATATTTGCGGCATGGGACCACCGAGTTCAGGCGCTTTAACCATCGGACAAATCTTGGGGATTACCGAGCACTTTGACCTTGCTAAGATGGGACCAAACTCCCCTGAGGCTTGGCAAATTATTGGCGACGCATCTCGCCTTGCCTTTGCTGACCGTGGTCGCTATATAGCAGACACCGATTTTGTGCCGATGCCACAAGGCTTATTAGATAAAAGCTACCTCGCCGAACGGGCAAAATTAATTACCCCTGGAAAAGCCTTGAGCGCTGTTTCAGCTGGTGAACCAGAATGGCGCCACCCCATTAAGCAAGCTGACGATGTGTCTATTGAGCTGCCGTCGACCAGTCATATTTCCATCGTCGACAAAGAAGGCAACGCGGTTTCCGTCACCACCACCATTGAAAACGGCTTCGGTTCTCACCTGATGTCCAACGGTTTTTTATTGAACAACGAGCTAACCGATTTTTCTTTTAAAACCTATCAAGACGGCTACCCCATTGCCAACCGTTTAGAACCTGGCAAACGTCCTCGCTCATCGATGTCGCCTACCATTGTAATGAAAAACGACAAGCCTTATTTGGTGGTTGGCTCGCCGGGCGGCTCGCGCATTATTGGTTATGTGGCCAAAACACTGATCGCTCACCTTGAATGGGACATGGACATTCAGGAAGCCATCACGCTGCCTAATAGGCTTAACCAATTTGGTACTTTCAATCTTGAAAAAGGCACTCAAGCCGTATCCTTAGAAAAGTCGCTAACGGAAATGGGCTTTAAGGTTTCAGTACAAGATTTAAATTCCGGCGTACAAGGCATTGTTATCGAGGATAAAGAGTTACTCGGTGGCGCCGACCCTAGACGAGAAGGCTTGGTATTAGGCGACTAA